A single Lactuca sativa cultivar Salinas chromosome 8, Lsat_Salinas_v11, whole genome shotgun sequence DNA region contains:
- the LOC111887119 gene encoding peptidyl-prolyl cis-trans isomerase PASTICCINO1 isoform X1: MTVVKDAEQDFKPQKKKTSSDEDDKRRKKMVPGGLMKAMIRPGGGDAMPSDGDQVIYHSTVRTLDGVVVESTRSEFGGKGTPIRQVLGKSKMILGLLEGLPTMLKGEVAMLKMKPELHYGEDDCPVSVSDSFPKDAELNFEIELIDFSKVKVVTEDFGVMKKVLHEAQSWENPRDLYEVKARISAKLGNGQSLQLHMKGEPILFTFGKSEVPKGLEMGIGTMSRGEKAVIYVTSQYLSESPLLPSVEGIEEAHFEVELIHFIQVRDVLGDGRLIKRRIRDGKGEFPMDCPLQDSRLRVHYKGMLLDEKKTVFYDTKVDNDGEPLEFSSGEGLVPEGFEMCVRLMLPEEVSRVTCPPDYAYDKFTRPDNVPEGAYVEWVIELLGFEMQKDWTGMDFRAIMNDVENTKSTGNRLFKEGKFALAKAKYDKVLREFNHVNPQDDEEGKEFANTRNLLNLNVAACYLKMGDCRKSIETCNKVLDANPVHVKALYRRGMAYMETGDFEEARRDFNRMMSIDKSSEVNAKAALLKLKQTEQEVEKKARKQFKGLFDKKPGEISEVGVIENKNDDDDAHEPLISEQDEDIDAPEEVPAPARMGSFSRLFTRGMNLFKSLGVNRCSIL, translated from the exons ATGACTGTGGTCAAAGATGCGGAACAAGATTTCAAGCCGCAGAAGAAGAAAACATCTTCTGACGAGGATGATAAGAG gAGAAAAAAGATGGTTCCAGGAGGTTTGATGAAGGCTATGATAAGACCAGGCGGTGGTGATGCTATGCCTTCTGATGGTGATCAG GTCATATATCATTCTACTGTTCGTACTCTAGATGGGGTGGTTGTTGAGTCTACTCGCTCAGAATTTGGTG GCAAAGGCACTCCAATAAGGCAGGTTTTGGGTAAGAGCAAGATGATATTAGGGCTGTTAGAAGGACTTCCAACAATGTTGAAGGGTGAAGTTGCAATG TTAAAAATGAAGCCTGAATTGCATTATGGTGAGGATGATTGTCCAGTCTCTGTTTCAGATAGctttcccaaggatgctgaactTAATTTCGAGATCGAGTTGATAGACTTTTCTAAAGTCAAG GTTGTAACCGAAGATTTTGGAGTAATGAAGAAG GTTTTACATGAGGCACAAAGTTGGGAGAATCCACGAGATCTTTATGAAGTAAAAGCCAG GATTTCTGCCAAGTTGGGGAATGGACAATCACTTCAGTTACATATGAAAGGCGAACCAATTCTGTTTACTTTTGGAAAATCCGAG GTACCTAAAGGTCTTGAAATGGGTATAGGAACAATGTCACGTGGTGAGAAAGCAGTGATCTATGTAACAAGTCAGTACTTAAGTGAAAGCCCACTTTTGCCCTCTGTAGAAGGTATTGAAGAAGCTCACTTTGAAGTGGAGCTCATCCATTTTATTCAG GTGCGTGATGTGCTAGGAGATGGTCGTCTAATCAAACGTCGAATAAGAGATGGAAAAG GTGAATTTCCTATGGATTGCCCTCTTCAAGACAGTAGACTGCGTGTCCATTACAAGGGCATGCTTCTTGATGAAAAAAAGACAgttttttatgatacaaaagttgATAATGATGGTGAACCTTTGGAGTTTTCCTCAGGGGAAGGGCTT GTACCTGAAGGTTTTGAGATGTGTGTTCGGCTGATGTTGCCTGAAGAGGTATCACGTGTCACCTGTCCTCCTGATTATGCATATGACAAGTTCACCAG GCCAGATAATGTTCCTGAAGGTGCTTATGTTGAATGGGTGATTGAGCTTCTTGGTTTTGAAATGCAAAAG GATTGGACTGGTATGGATTTTAGAGCTATTATGAATGATGTTGAGAACACGAAAAGCACG GGTAACAGACTATTCAAAGAAGGGAAATTTGCTCTTGCCAAAGCCAAGTATGATAAG GTTCTACGTGAATTCAATCATGTAAATCCTCAAGATGATGAGGAGGGAAAAGAGTTTGCAAATACAAGA AATCTGTTGAATCTGAACGTGGCTGCCTGCTACCTGAAGATGGGGGATTGTAGAAAGTCAATTGAGACGTGTAATAAa GTATTGGATGCAAATCCTGTCCATGTGAAGGCACTTTATCGTCGAGGAATGGCATACATGGAGACTGGCGATTTTGAGGAAGCAAGAAGAGATTTCAACAGA ATGATGAGCATAGACAAGTCATCCGAAGTCAATGCAAAGGCAGCTCTTCTTAAACTGAAGCAAACAGAACAG gaagtagaaaagaAGGCACGCAAACAATTTAAAGGACTATTTGACAAGAAGCCTGGAGAAATATCAGAGGTTGGGgtaattgaaaataaaaatgatgatgatgatgcacaTGAACCCTTGATTTCTGAGCAGGACGAGGACATTGATGCACCAGAAGAAGTTCCTGCTCCTGCTCGCATGGGATCATTTTCACGATTATTCACAAGGGGTATGAATCTATTCAAGTCTTTGGGGGTAAACAGATGTTCCATTTTGTAA
- the LOC111887119 gene encoding peptidyl-prolyl cis-trans isomerase PASTICCINO1 isoform X2, translating to MILGLLEGLPTMLKGEVAMLKMKPELHYGEDDCPVSVSDSFPKDAELNFEIELIDFSKVKVVTEDFGVMKKVLHEAQSWENPRDLYEVKARISAKLGNGQSLQLHMKGEPILFTFGKSEVPKGLEMGIGTMSRGEKAVIYVTSQYLSESPLLPSVEGIEEAHFEVELIHFIQVRDVLGDGRLIKRRIRDGKGEFPMDCPLQDSRLRVHYKGMLLDEKKTVFYDTKVDNDGEPLEFSSGEGLVPEGFEMCVRLMLPEEVSRVTCPPDYAYDKFTRPDNVPEGAYVEWVIELLGFEMQKDWTGMDFRAIMNDVENTKSTGNRLFKEGKFALAKAKYDKVLREFNHVNPQDDEEGKEFANTRNLLNLNVAACYLKMGDCRKSIETCNKVLDANPVHVKALYRRGMAYMETGDFEEARRDFNRMMSIDKSSEVNAKAALLKLKQTEQEVEKKARKQFKGLFDKKPGEISEVGVIENKNDDDDAHEPLISEQDEDIDAPEEVPAPARMGSFSRLFTRGMNLFKSLGVNRCSIL from the exons ATGATATTAGGGCTGTTAGAAGGACTTCCAACAATGTTGAAGGGTGAAGTTGCAATG TTAAAAATGAAGCCTGAATTGCATTATGGTGAGGATGATTGTCCAGTCTCTGTTTCAGATAGctttcccaaggatgctgaactTAATTTCGAGATCGAGTTGATAGACTTTTCTAAAGTCAAG GTTGTAACCGAAGATTTTGGAGTAATGAAGAAG GTTTTACATGAGGCACAAAGTTGGGAGAATCCACGAGATCTTTATGAAGTAAAAGCCAG GATTTCTGCCAAGTTGGGGAATGGACAATCACTTCAGTTACATATGAAAGGCGAACCAATTCTGTTTACTTTTGGAAAATCCGAG GTACCTAAAGGTCTTGAAATGGGTATAGGAACAATGTCACGTGGTGAGAAAGCAGTGATCTATGTAACAAGTCAGTACTTAAGTGAAAGCCCACTTTTGCCCTCTGTAGAAGGTATTGAAGAAGCTCACTTTGAAGTGGAGCTCATCCATTTTATTCAG GTGCGTGATGTGCTAGGAGATGGTCGTCTAATCAAACGTCGAATAAGAGATGGAAAAG GTGAATTTCCTATGGATTGCCCTCTTCAAGACAGTAGACTGCGTGTCCATTACAAGGGCATGCTTCTTGATGAAAAAAAGACAgttttttatgatacaaaagttgATAATGATGGTGAACCTTTGGAGTTTTCCTCAGGGGAAGGGCTT GTACCTGAAGGTTTTGAGATGTGTGTTCGGCTGATGTTGCCTGAAGAGGTATCACGTGTCACCTGTCCTCCTGATTATGCATATGACAAGTTCACCAG GCCAGATAATGTTCCTGAAGGTGCTTATGTTGAATGGGTGATTGAGCTTCTTGGTTTTGAAATGCAAAAG GATTGGACTGGTATGGATTTTAGAGCTATTATGAATGATGTTGAGAACACGAAAAGCACG GGTAACAGACTATTCAAAGAAGGGAAATTTGCTCTTGCCAAAGCCAAGTATGATAAG GTTCTACGTGAATTCAATCATGTAAATCCTCAAGATGATGAGGAGGGAAAAGAGTTTGCAAATACAAGA AATCTGTTGAATCTGAACGTGGCTGCCTGCTACCTGAAGATGGGGGATTGTAGAAAGTCAATTGAGACGTGTAATAAa GTATTGGATGCAAATCCTGTCCATGTGAAGGCACTTTATCGTCGAGGAATGGCATACATGGAGACTGGCGATTTTGAGGAAGCAAGAAGAGATTTCAACAGA ATGATGAGCATAGACAAGTCATCCGAAGTCAATGCAAAGGCAGCTCTTCTTAAACTGAAGCAAACAGAACAG gaagtagaaaagaAGGCACGCAAACAATTTAAAGGACTATTTGACAAGAAGCCTGGAGAAATATCAGAGGTTGGGgtaattgaaaataaaaatgatgatgatgatgcacaTGAACCCTTGATTTCTGAGCAGGACGAGGACATTGATGCACCAGAAGAAGTTCCTGCTCCTGCTCGCATGGGATCATTTTCACGATTATTCACAAGGGGTATGAATCTATTCAAGTCTTTGGGGGTAAACAGATGTTCCATTTTGTAA
- the LOC111887123 gene encoding copper transporter 6, with translation MAKMIMHNDTMDGNDMVMMHMSFFWSKDVVMLINGWPNGKLGMYILALACVLVLTIVVEFLSVFPVVKLQGSSPFIGGLIHATFYGLRMALVYLIMLCVMSYNVGVFVFVVAGHVIGCFLVKYRMISRAASKSRMELDHV, from the coding sequence ATGGCAAAGATGATCATGCATAACGACACCATGGATGGCAATGACATGGTGATGATGCACATGAGTTTCTTCTGGAGCAAAGATGTTGTGATGTTAATCAATGGGTGGCCGAATGGGAAATTAGGTATGTACATACTGGCTTTAGCATGTGTTCTTGTCCTCACCATTGTTGTCGAGTTTCTGTCAGTTTTTCCAGTCGTCAAGCTGCAGGGAAGTAGTCCCTTCATTGGTGGATTGATTCATGCTACGTTTTATGGACTACGAATGGCTCTTGTTTATCTAATTATGTTGTGTGTGATGTCGTACAATGTTGGCGTTTTTGTTTTTGTGGTGGCTGGACATGTTATTGGGTGTTTTTTAGTCAAATATCGGATGATTTCGAGGGCGGCTTCTAAATCTAGAATGGAATTGGATCATGTGTAA
- the LOC111887117 gene encoding uncharacterized protein LOC111887117, with the protein MNESIRYSARLMMNSREQQTPKGLHEKTVTLRANRIRKSLDYTKLENPLYVGQRHEPRQNASEDHIHTGEKDESLVKHMRNLPGYLQREEKGEKNIQGKALNFGVLDWGRLENWKSNEKRIPPRYNMKKTSSPSHNHNRKKMNPHRRDQQRSNTTPNSSSSERLPPGVRWPRGQVLKLQIPETSGQMLDDMQTQSVELDAKKGKQSETKIQSKDIDINHGDDVLISSDVHLIEANESRVSDSFSPAEVEFDSVIPYSDVPHSCPFPLSLDSVAEPEVDLPLTPSTDEQSGAKGRHSSPMRRFSFSSLGKMTRSFSFKESSSIPQLSPTYISVKSGPVNLESEDHRWKKGNATTPSRSSPLRRLLDPLLKLKGGAHFSDKVQKPKLDLNDNESIHSKKQYNRSSNVQALLQLTMKNGIPFFKLVIESSSDILAAAVKKLPSGKDDSSLIYAFYSVHENKKKSGSWMMYQGSKEKNYRFGYTIVGQMKISSSYHAEFSGAEKDLYVVRESVLYSTDSVQADQKMLDCMVDRELAGIIVKNLSDESGGDIGRSNSTVVVLPDGVHSLPNFGLPSPLISRWRSGGACDCGGWDIGCQFRVLGPHLNEIGKPPPSPCSSNNSNRVDLSYQGGRKKQCGFSLVSLEDGLYSVEYDQSMSLLQAFSVCVAVVSSHKLTHIFQVNSVPELSRMLTGIDDKVEVVAGKYASKPPPSPVGRV; encoded by the exons ATGAATGAAAGCATCAGATACAGTGCACGGCTTATGATGAATTCACGAGAACAACAAACGCCCAAAGGGCTACATGAGAAAACAGTAACTCTACGAGCAAATAGGATCAGAAAATCATTAGACTACACTAAACTGGAAAACCCGTTGTATGTTGGTCAACGTCATGAACCTAGACAAAATGCAAGTGAAGATCATATTCATACCGGAGAAAAAGATGAAAGCCTTGTGAAACACATGAGAAATTTGCCTGGTTATCTCCAACGTGAAGAAAAGGGTGAAAAAAATATTCAAGGGAAAGCGTTAAATTTTGGTGTTCTTGACTGGGGTCGTTTAGAAAACTGGaaatcaaacgaaaaacgcattCCACCAAGATATAACATGAAGAAGACATCATCACCCTCTCATAATCACAATAGGAAAAAGATGAATCCACATCGGAGGGATCAACAAAGATCAAACACCACTCCAAATTCATCTTCTTCAGAAAGACTTCCCCCAGGTGTTAGATGGCCTAGAGGCCAGGTACTAAAACTGCAAATTCCTGAAACTTCTGGACAAATGTTGGATGATATGCAAACTCAGTCGGTGGAGCTCGACGCTAAAAAAGGGAAACAATCAGAAACAAAAATTCAATCCAAGGATATTGATATTAATCATGGCGATGATGTTTTGATTTCATCTGATGTTCATCTGATTGAAGCAAATGAGAGCAGAGTATCCGATTCATTTTCTCCTGCGGAGGTGGAGTTTGATTCAGTAATCCCGTATTCCGATGTTCCTCACTCTTGCCCTTTTCCTTTATCTCTCGATTCCGTGGCAGAGCCTGAGGTAGATTTACCATTGACTCCATCGACAGATGAGCAGAGTGGTGCAAAAGGGAGACATTCATCTCCGATGAGGAGGTTTAGCTTTAGTAGCCTCGGGAAGATGACCAGAAGCTTTAGCTTCAAGGAAAGCTCATCAATTCCACAGCTAAGTCCAACTTATATATCTGTGAAATCTGGACCGGTTAATCTTGAATCCGAGGATCATAGATGGAAGAAGGGAAATGCTACGACTCCATCGAGGTCTAGTCCATTAAGGAGGTTGCTAGATCCTTTGCTGAAGCTCAAAGGAGGTGCTCATTTTTCAGATAAGGTTCAGAAACCAAAATTAGATTTAAACGATAATGAATCGATTCATAGCAAGAAGCAGTACAACAGATCGTCAAACGTACAGGCCCTTTTACAGCTTACAATGAAGAACGGAATCCCTTTTTTCAAACTTGTTATTGAGAGCAGTAGCGACATTCTAGCTGCTGCTGTTAAAAAACTACCATCTGGAAAAGATGATTCGAGTTTGATCTACGCGTTCTATTCAGTACACGAGAACAAGAAGAAGAGTGGAAGTTGGATGATGTATCAAGGTTCAAAAGAGAAAAATTACAGGTTCGGGTACACCATTGTTGGACAGATGAAGATTTCGAGTTCTTATCATGCTGAGTTTAGTGGAGCGGAGAAAGACCTGTACGTGGTGCGAGAGTCGGTGTTGTATAGCACCGATTCTGTTCAGGCGGATCAGAAAATGCTTGATTGCATGGTGGACAGGGAGTTGGCGGGTATAATTGTTAAGAATTTAAGCGATGAAAGCGGTGGAGATATTGGGAGGTCCAACAGCACGGTGGTGGTTCTTCCTGATGGTGTTCACAGCTTACCTAACTTTGGATTGCCTTCTCCGTTGATTAGCCGGTGGAGATCGGGTGGAGCTTGCGACTGTGGTGGATGGGACATCGGTTGTCAATTTCGTGTTTTAGGTCCTCATCTGAATGAAATCGGCAAGCCTCCTCCATCTCCATGTAGCTCAAATAATTCAAATCGGGTGGACCTTTCTTACCAG GGAGGACGGAAGAAGCAGTGTGGTTTTAGTTTGGTGTCACTTGAGGATGGGCTTTATTCGGTTGAATACGATCAATCGATGAGTTTGCTTCAAGCGTTCTCGGTGTGTGTGGCGGTTGTAAGTAGTCACAAGCTGACTCATATCTTTCAGGTGAATTCAGTTCCGGAATTGTCAAGAATGTTAACCGGAATTGATGACAAAGTGGAAGTAGTCGCCGGAAAATATGCTTCCAAACCACCGCCGTCGCCGGTTGGGAGGGTATAG